In Planctomycetota bacterium, the DNA window ACCTCGATCGATCGTCAGCGACTGGCGTCGGCCGCCCGGACGACGTGCGTGCCGGCGGGCACGTTCGTCAGCGTGGTCCGCAGGCCGTCCGCGCCGGGCCAGAGGATCTCCACACGCTCGGCCGGCGCACCGCCGAGAGCCGCGTGCACGACGAACGCGTGCTGCTTGCCCTGGTGCCCGCCGATGCCGACGAGCTGCCTCGATTGCGTGATGCGTTCGCCGCCGACGACCGCCGTCACCCGCACGATGGCGCCCAGCGGGTCGCGGGCGACGCCGCGCTCTGGGGCGCCCACCAGCCGCAGCACCAGGCCACGCCGCGCGTCGCCGTCGGCGGCCCGGTTCTCGAAGATCCGCAGCCGGGGCGTCCGGCCCGCCCGCTGGCTCGCCGGCAGGCGGTTGAAGCTCTGGCCCACGACAATATCGAGATCGCCGTCGCCGTCGAAGTCGGCCAGCGAAGGCTGGCCCGCGCCGATGTGGTCGATGCCCGACCAGCTCGTCACGTCTACGAGGCCGCCGTTCCGCTGCGCAAAGATCCGCAGCCGCTGGTTGTCCGGGTAGTCGCTCGAGCACAGCAGCACATCGAGGCGACCGTCCAGGTCGAAGTCGGCCAGCGCGCCGTAGATGTCGCCCTGGTTCCAGCTGCGGACGGCCGGGTCGGCGGGCACGCGATCGAGCGAGAGGCCTTCGCGGGCAACGAACAGCGGACCCGCGAAGCCGTCCTCCCGCAGCAGCACCCGCGAGCGGTCGGAACTTTCGCCCGCCCAGCCGTGGGTGATCTCGGTGAGCAGCACGTCGAAGTCGCCGTCGTTGTCCACGTCGCCGACGGCCGCGTCGAAGGTGTTGCCGTTGGCGCGGAAGGGCCGCTCGTCGTCGCGCTCGAACCTGGGATCCGTGCGTGCGCGCTCCTTCAGCCATTCCGGATAGCGGCCGTGGCGGATCGCGTCGCCGTCGAGCTTGACCGACGCCGCGACGTCCACCGCACCGCCCTCGGTCGGCCGCCACAGCCGGTTCCACCGACGCCCGTAGTTCAGCTCGAGGATCTCGGGGACGACGCCGCTCCGCGAGTCCTCTAGCAGGTCGGCGACCAGCACGCCGTAGGTCGGCCGCCCGCCCGCGTCGGCCTCGCCATCGAACGCGACGCCGTCGGTCGGCCACGGCAGTCGCTCGAAGCCACCGTCTTCGCGCTGGCGGAGCACGTCGCTGGCGAAGCCCGCGAGGCCCCCGCCATAGCGCTCGTACCAATGACCGACGACGAGATCCAGCCGGCCGTCGGCGGGCGGCAGGTCGGCCACCGCGATGGCGCACGCGGTCGCCCTCGTCGCCGCGTCTATGGGCGTGAACGCGCCCACCGGATCGCCGAAGGTGCCGTCGCCGTTGCCCCGCAGCCACGCCAGCCCCCGCGGCGTGCCCGCGGGCGGCGGCTCGAAGTCGGGGTTGTTCACGTCGAGATAGCGGGACACGATCGCGTCGGCCATGCCGTCGTTGTCCACGTCGGCGAACACCGTGATGTCGCCCCGCCGCCGCTCGGGCAGCCCGCTCCGCTCCACCTCGACGAATCGCCGCGCCCCGCCGCCGGCCGGCCGGTTGAGGAACACGCGGGTCCGCTGCACGATCAGGTCGTCGAAGCCGTCGGCGTCGAGATCCGCGAAGGCGGCGTGCTGGGCCTCGATGCCGTCCAGCCCGAGCCGCGCGGTCGCGTCGGCGAAGCGCACCTGCGCGGCCGCGCCGCTCGCCGCCACGACGCCGGCGAGACCCGCCGCGATCCGCGTCCGCCGCACGACCATCTCCCGCCTAGGCCCGCGCCGCCTTGCGACGGCCGCCGGCCTTCTTCTTCGCCGCCTTGGTGCGCGACGACGCCGGCTTGGCCTCGACCTGCGCCGACGAGGCGCGCGCCGCCTTCTTCGTGGTCTTCTTGGCCGCACGCTTCGGGGCCGACTTGCTCGCGACGGCCCTGGGCGTCGGCTGGGCGCGGCGCGAGCGGGTTGCCGTGGCCGACTTTGCGGCCACCTTCTTGCTGGCCGCCTTCTTTGCTGCGGCCTTCTTTGCTGCGGGCTTGGTGCCGGCGGCCGACGCCCGCGCGGTCTTGGCGGCGGCCTTCTTGGCGGGCGTCTTGCTCGCCGCCGACTTTGCCGCCGCCGGCTTGCGGGCCGCCCGTGACTTGGGCGCCGCGGGCACGCCGCCCTCGGCCAGCTCCTCCACCACGCTGGCGAGCTGGCTGAGCTTCTCGACCGCCGCCGGCGAATTGCCGGTCTCGGCCTGCAGCTCGCTCGCCGCCGCGTGCGCCGCGAGCACCGCCTCGTGCAGCGCCGCCCGCGAGGCCTCCGCCCGCTCGGCCGCCCCGGTGAGGGCGTCCATCTGGGCCTTCACGTCGCCCTCGGACTCGGCGATCGCGTTGGACACCTCGACCTGGCGATCCAGGACCGCATCGATGGCGCCGCGGCCGGCGTCGGCGATCGCGTCGATGGCCGACTCCAGTTCCGCCTGCGCGCCTTGGGTGCCCTCGATGGCACGCTGCCGGAGCGCGTCGGCCTCCTGCGTGGCCTTCGCGAGCGCCTTGGTGTGCTTCTCCAGCTCGCCCTTGGCGGCCTGGACCGCGTCGCTCCGCACCGCGTCGACGTCCTTGGTCAGGTCCTCGACGAGCGAACGCAGCCCCTCCGCGTGCCGGCGGACCTCCTCCTCGGGCACCCGCATCGATTCCTCGATCTCCTTGCGGCGCTCGACCATCGCGGCCTCGGCCGCCTCGGCGAGCTTGGTGGCCCGGGAGATCGATTGCTGCAGCGCGTCCCGCTGCTCGATGACGCGGTCCATCCACTGCGCGATCGAGTCGATCGACTCCGACAGCGCCCGCCGCGCCTCGTCGGCCTGTCGCCGGCAGCGATCACCCGCCTCGGCCGTCTCGTCCATACGCTGGGCGGCGTCGGCGGCGCGATCCGCGATCGCCGCCAGCGTCCGCGGCGAGGGATCGGGCACACCAGCGCCTGCGGTCTCGAAGATGTGCTCGGCCCGGGCGCACAGCCGGCGAACGCCGTCGAGATCGTGCTCGAACACCGCCCGCGCCGCCGCCCGAGCCTCGCCCGCCGTCTCGAGCGCCGCCCGCGCCTCGTGGCGGACCTTCTCGACCATGGGCTCGACGCGCTGCTCGACGTACTTCGTCGCGTCGGCGCCGATGCTCTTGGCCTTGGCCTCGTGCGCCGTCAGCGTGTCGGCAAGCCGCGCCTCGGCCTGCGAGACCGTGTCCCGCGCCGCCACGTCGGCGGCCTCGACCAGCTCGTCGATGCGGCCCGTCAGCCCCGACACCCGCTCGCCCAGATCGCCGTGCGCCGTGTCGCGGAGCTCCTGCAGCTCGGACGTCGCCTGCGTGCGCGCCCCGGCGATCTCGGTCCGGGCGGCGCTGGCGGTCTCGCGGACCGCCTCCAGCGACTCGTCGCACGCGGCGTGCGTCTTGGTCTGCACCTCGTCGGCGAACTGCAGCAGGTCGCTGCGGACCGCTTCGGCCCGCTCCTCGGCGGTCCGCACGGCCTCATCGCGGTGGCGGGCCATCGACTCGATTGCGTCGCGGGCCGCCTGGGACACCTCCGATGCCGCGGTCTGGCTGGTCTCCTCGACCGCGGCGTTCGCGTCGTTGCGCAGCCTCGAGATGGTGGCGACGCCGTCGTCCCGCAGCTCGGACAGCGCGGCGGTGCCCTCCTCCACCAGCGTACCGACCTGCGCGACGTGCTGCTCCAGCTCGCTCGCGCGGCTCTGGCCGATCTCCTCGATGCGGAGCACCGCCTCCTGGGCCGCGGCCGCACCCGCCTCGAACACGCGGTGCTGGGCGCCCTCGAGCATCTGCTGCATCCGCTGCTCGGCCGTAGCCGCCCGCTCGGCGCTGGCCTCGGCCCGCGCCGTCGACGCCTCGATCGTTTCGAGCTTGGCGTCCATCTGGCGGATCAGCTCGCTCGCGCGGCTGAGCTTCTGGTCGACCGATGGCAGCAGGTCGCCGATGGCCCGCAGCGACTTGTTCGCCTCGGTCGCCGTCCGCCGGAGGTTGTCGCCCTCGCTGGCGGTGGTCGCCAGCAGCGTGCGGAGCATCTGGGCGTACTCGTCGAAGGCCACGCGATCGACCACGCGGGGCGACACGAACGCATCGCCCGCCTTGGCCTCCATCGTGCCCGCGCCCTTCTCCCGCGGCCGCCGCGGCGCAGCCTCCGGCGGGGGCTCCTCGGCGGTCGAGCCCTTGCGGCGATCGCGTCCGGGTGCGTAGATCGGTGTGGCGGCCATGCATCACCTCCGCTGCGCGCAGCACGTTGGGGCATCGGCATCGTGCCGCGCGCCCCTGCAGTCATCCAGCGAGCATACTACGAGCCGGCGGCGGCACCAACACGCCTCGCGACCATCCCAAAACCGGTCCGGGGCCAGCCTCGCGTACGATCCGCCAGATGACAGCAACCGACAACACGCTCCGCGATGGCTCCCGAGGCGAGCGGCTGCAGCGCGTGCTCGCCGACGCCGGCGTCGCCTCCCGCCGCGCGTGCGAGGAGATCATCCGGTCCGGCCGCGTCGAGGTGAACGGCCTGATCGTCACCGACCTGCCCGCCTGGGCCGATCCTGCGCTCGACGACATCCGCGTGGACGGCCGCCGCGTCCGCGTGCCCGACCAGACCACGACCGTCATCTTCAACAAACCGCCGCGGACGCTCACGACGGCGGCCGATGAACCGGGCATGGACCGCCGCACGGTCATGGACCTCGTCGAGCACCCCGAAGCCGACCGGCTTTTCCCGGTCGGCCGGCTGGATTACGACACTACGGGCCTGCTGATCCTCACCAACGACGGCGAGCTGGCCAACCGCCTGGCCCACCCCCGCTACCAGATCCCCAAGACCTACCGCGTGCTCGTCAGCGGCGTGCTCGACGACGACCGCCTCAAGGCGCTCAAGCGGGGCGTCGTGCTGGCCCACCGGACACAGGGCCGCACCGAGGGCGCCCAGCGGACCGAGGCCATCGGCGTGCGGGTGCTCAGGCAGGACCGCGACCGCACCCGCCTGGAGATGACGCTGCACGAGGGCCGCAACCGCGAGGTCCGCCGCGTGCTCGCCCGGGTGGGCTGCCCGGTGCGGAAGCTCGAACGGATCGCCATCGGCCCCGTCAAGCTGGGCCGTCTGCCCCGCGCCCACTGGCGGGACATCCGCCCGAGCGAGCTGCGGAACCTGCGGGAGGCCGTCGGACTCATCCAGCCGCGGCGCCGCAAGCCTGGCAATCGCGGGCGGAGGGCGGCCCATGGGTGAGCGCTGGTCCTGGTTGCAGCAGCCCAGCCGCGAGGAGATCTCGCGGGCCGTGTACGTCAGCCGACTGGCGCTCCGGGGTCTGCTCCGCTCGCGGCTGCCGCAGATGGCCGCCGCCCTGAGCTACCGCACGCTGTTCAGCCTGCTGCCGGTGAGCATCGTGGCGCTGGTGCTCGTGCGGTCGTTCGTCTCGGATGCGGAGCTGGCAGCACTCGTGAAGCAGGCCATCGAGTACAGCGGCATCGCGGAGGTAATCCGCACCGACGTCGCCGAAGAGCGCTCGGCCTGGGGCGATTCGGGCGGGCTGCCTCTGGTCGGACCGTTCGAGACGCCGTTCACGGGCCCGCTGGCGGGTCCGCCCGCGTCCACGCCCGAGAGCCCCGACAGCCAGGCCGCGCTGGGAAATGGGGCTGACGCGCCCGAGGAGTCCCGGGCAACCGACGCCCCGAGCACGCCCAACCTCGACGCGAAGATCGAGGAGAGCATCGGCAAGCTCGGCCAGGTGCGCTTCGCGGCCATCGGCGTCATCGGCGGCATCGTGCTGATCTACGCCGCACTCTCGATGCTCGTCGAGATCGAGCGGGCCTTCAACCAGATCTGCCGCGCCGAGACCGGCCGCAGCTGGGTCCGCCGCATCACCCAGTACTGGACGCTGCTGACGCTGGGCAGCATCTTCCTGGCGGGCACCTTCCTGCTGACCATCCAGGTCCGGGGTTGGGTGGACTCCTTGGCCGATGGCGGCGACGCCTGGGGCCGACTGCTCGTGGGCGTGGCGGCCTTCGGCGTCACCACCGCCATCAGCACGCTCCTGCTGCTGCTGGCCTACTCCATCCTGCCCAACCGCAGGCTGCGGCTGCGGCCGACCGCGGCAGGAGCGCTCGTCGCCGCGGTGTGCTGGGAGGCCGGCAAGTGGGGCTTCACGCAGTACCTCGAGTTCGCCTCGACCGGCGCCTATGCGACGCTCTACGGCTCGCTGGCGCTCGCGCCGCTCTTCATGCTCTGGATCTACGTCACCTGGCTCATCGTGCTGTTCGGCCTGCAGGTGGCCTACGGCGTGCAGATGCTCGAGGACGGCGTGGACGAGGCCGCCGAAACCGACACGCCCCAGCTCGTGCTCGGCGGGCCGGGCGTGCTGATCGACGCCGCCGCGGTGGTCGCCCGCCGATTCCAAGACGGCAAGGCCGCCAGCACCGCGGAGGTCGCCGGTGAGCTGGGCATCCGGGCGCGGCAGGCAGATCGGTTATTGGACGTGCTCGCCAAGGCGGGCTTCGTCCGCGAGGTCGACGAGGACATCCAGGGCGTCACCCTCGCCAGGCCGGCCGACCGCATCCAGCTCAAGGACCTGCTGGACCTCGCCCGCACGCTGGCGAGGATCGGCGAGCGGCAGGATTCGGCATCGGGTGAGATCCTGACGGCGGCCGAGCAGGCGCTGGGCGGCGCTACGCTTGCAGAACGGATCTCGGGCCCGGATTCGGCCGAATCGGCAAAGGACGAGGCATGCCCCACCGACGACCCACACGCACGGCTCCGCATCGAACCCGATCCATCCGGGTCGGCCGATGGTGCGCGGGGATCTCCCTAGCAGCCGGGCTGCTCGCCCAGGCCGGCTGCTACGAGCGGGTGGTGCAGTCCCGCGGGCTGGGCTCGAGCAGCTCAAAGCTCCGCAGCGAGCACGAGTCTCGGCCGTTCAGCGGGCTCACCGTGGAGCAATCCAAGAAGCGCAAGGGCGACGGCTACAAGTCGGATTACAAGCGATAGCACGAGGACGGCCGGACGCGGCCGCAAACCATCGCAGCGAGGCACCCATGGGCATCGAAGCCGCACTCCCAACCGACGCGATCCTGACCACGCAGCTCCAGCGGGTCATCAACTGGGCCCGCCGCAGCAGCATCTGGCCGATCCCATTCGCGACGGCGTGCTGCGGCATCGAGCTGATGGCGACGGCGTGCAGCCGCTACGACCTCGCCCGCTTCGGCATGGAGCGGATGAGCTTCAGCCCCCGCCAGAGCGACCTGGTGATCGTCGCGGGCCGCATCGGCATCAAGATGATGCCGGTGCTGCAGCGGATCTACCAGCAGGTCAGCGAGCCCAAGTGGGTCATCTCGATGGGCGCGTGCGCCTCGACGGGCGGCGTCTTCGACACCTACGCCACGGTGCAGGGCATCGACCAATTCGTGCCGGTGGACGTATACATCCCCGGCTGTCCGCCCCGGCCCGAGATGCTGCTGGAGGGCATCATGGCCATCCAGCGGATCATCGACAACGATGGCATCCCGCCCAAGGGGCCCGACGGCAAGCGCATCCCCCTGGGCGTCACCGTGCAGCCCACGCACGCACCCTCGCCGCAGCCCGTGGGCGTCCGCGTGGGCGTCTAAGCGCTCGAACGCGGCCAACACTGCACCCATGAAGCACGCACGCTCGAACGTCGGCGGCCTCCTCGCGGCCGTGCTCGTCCTGCTGGGCCTCGCCATCCCGGCCACCGCCCAGCAGCCGGCCCCCGGCGGAGACGCGGCGTCGCTCGTCGCCGCGGCCCTCGAGGACGCCATGGCGCAGCTCGAAGCCGACGTGGACGCCGCGGTGGCGGGCGCCGAGCGGGCTCGCACCATCGCCATCGCGTACGCGCCACCAGAGGGCTACGCCCTCATCGTCGAGGCCATCGAGGCCGAGGCCTTCGCGCAGCTCGCGGCCCGCAGCCCCGAGGCACTCCGCGGCACACTGCAGTCCATATGGAACGATCGGCCCGCGCTCGCGCGGGCCCTGGCCCGGGTCGCCGAGCCCACGGACGACGCCACCCGCACGGTGCTGCTGGCCGGCGAGATCGCAAAGAAGGACGCCGAACTGGTCGACCAATATGCCGAGCTGGCGGCCGCGATCTGCGTGGTGCACGACATGCCCCGCGTCTACCCCGGCGTCGGCCCCGTGCGGCCCGATCCCATCGGCATCTTCGATGCCTTCGTGTTCGCCGATCGGGAGCGGCGGGTGACCGACCTGCCCCTGGACGCGACGCCGGCCGAGATGCTCGTGCACGTCGTCGACACCAGCCTGACGCCCGAGATGCTCCGCGAGTTGGTGCTCGACCGCCGCGGCGGCGACGTGGCCGAGTTGTACGCCGACGTGCCCTACGTCCAGCCCGAGTTGCTCGGCGGCGAGGCCGCCCTGCCGCCCGAGCAGTACGCCCTCAACGCCATCCGTGATCGCGGCGGCGACGGCGCTATCCGCAGCTTCTACGCCGAACAGATCGGCCAGGCCTTCGGCGTCGCCGCCACGATCGCCACCGGCTACGGCGGCGATGAGCGCTTCCAGGCCCCCGCCTACATCACCGTGAACCGCGGGACCGCACGCTGGAGCTTCGACCTGCTGCCGGGCAACGCGGGCCAGCCCGTTGGTGCGTACGTCCACCCGTCGTCGGCGATCACCGTGCCACTGTCCGATCTCGAGGTCACCGCGAGCCTGGCGACCGCCGGCACGGCCGCCGCCGACCGGGCGTGGGCCCTGCTGCGGGCGGCCGAGCACCTGGCCTCGGGCACGACCGGGCCGCCGGCGGACGCGCGGGCGGTGATCGGCGCCGATCCGCTCCGCGAGGTCGGCACCCCCGCGGCCCTCGAGATGCTCCGGGCGAGCATCGCGGCCTGCGACGGGCTGCCCGGGGCCCACCGGCTGTTCCTGCGTCTGAGCCTGGAGCAGGCGGGTGGCGACGCACCGGGCTTCCGCCGCGTGGCCGGCGAGTTCCTCGATGCCGCCGAGCGCGGCGGCTATCTCTTCTTCGCCGTGGGCGAGGTGCTGGCAACCCTGGAGCGGGCCCCCGCGGCCATCAACCCCGCCGAGACCACCGAGTGGATCACCCAGCGAGTCCGCCGCAGCGAGACGCTTACGGCCCTGCTGCAGGTCCGCCTAGGTGACGGGGCGCTGGCCGCCGGGGAGGCCGAGCGGGCCGCCGAGATCTGGAACGCCACGCTGACACGGTACGTTGACGACACGCCGCTGGCCCTCGAGGCCTTCGACCGCCTGGATCGCTACTACGCCGACCGGGGCGAGGACGAGCAGCGGATGCAACTCTTCGCCCGCAGCCACCGCCGCATGCGGGCGCCGCGGACGGGCGACGAGGCCGCCGTGCGGGCGAGCGCGTTCTACCGCGTCGGGGAGCGCTACGAGGCGCTGCTCACGGAAGCCGGCCGCGATCGCGAGGCGGAACGGCTGCGCAGGAGCCTGGATCAGGCCATCCGATAATCGTGCGGGCTGGGGATCGCCCCGTGCGGCGCTCTCCAGAGGAACGTGGAGGCGCCCGGAGGGTGGCTATTTGCCCAGGCGGAGCGTGCGGCCCATGCGGCGACGCCGGTTGATCATCTTGCGGCCGCCCCGAG includes these proteins:
- a CDS encoding YhjD/YihY/BrkB family envelope integrity protein; this translates as MGERWSWLQQPSREEISRAVYVSRLALRGLLRSRLPQMAAALSYRTLFSLLPVSIVALVLVRSFVSDAELAALVKQAIEYSGIAEVIRTDVAEERSAWGDSGGLPLVGPFETPFTGPLAGPPASTPESPDSQAALGNGADAPEESRATDAPSTPNLDAKIEESIGKLGQVRFAAIGVIGGIVLIYAALSMLVEIERAFNQICRAETGRSWVRRITQYWTLLTLGSIFLAGTFLLTIQVRGWVDSLADGGDAWGRLLVGVAAFGVTTAISTLLLLLAYSILPNRRLRLRPTAAGALVAAVCWEAGKWGFTQYLEFASTGAYATLYGSLALAPLFMLWIYVTWLIVLFGLQVAYGVQMLEDGVDEAAETDTPQLVLGGPGVLIDAAAVVARRFQDGKAASTAEVAGELGIRARQADRLLDVLAKAGFVREVDEDIQGVTLARPADRIQLKDLLDLARTLARIGERQDSASGEILTAAEQALGGATLAERISGPDSAESAKDEACPTDDPHARLRIEPDPSGSADGARGSP
- a CDS encoding VCBS repeat-containing protein, which codes for MRRTRIAAGLAGVVAASGAAAQVRFADATARLGLDGIEAQHAAFADLDADGFDDLIVQRTRVFLNRPAGGGARRFVEVERSGLPERRRGDITVFADVDNDGMADAIVSRYLDVNNPDFEPPPAGTPRGLAWLRGNGDGTFGDPVGAFTPIDAATRATACAIAVADLPPADGRLDLVVGHWYERYGGGLAGFASDVLRQREDGGFERLPWPTDGVAFDGEADAGGRPTYGVLVADLLEDSRSGVVPEILELNYGRRWNRLWRPTEGGAVDVAASVKLDGDAIRHGRYPEWLKERARTDPRFERDDERPFRANGNTFDAAVGDVDNDGDFDVLLTEITHGWAGESSDRSRVLLREDGFAGPLFVAREGLSLDRVPADPAVRSWNQGDIYGALADFDLDGRLDVLLCSSDYPDNQRLRIFAQRNGGLVDVTSWSGIDHIGAGQPSLADFDGDGDLDIVVGQSFNRLPASQRAGRTPRLRIFENRAADGDARRGLVLRLVGAPERGVARDPLGAIVRVTAVVGGERITQSRQLVGIGGHQGKQHAFVVHAALGGAPAERVEILWPGADGLRTTLTNVPAGTHVVRAADASR
- a CDS encoding 50S ribosomal protein L34, which translates into the protein MHYPRRLSKISRARKIGFRARMRTRGGRKMINRRRRMGRTLRLGK
- a CDS encoding pseudouridine synthase, producing the protein MTATDNTLRDGSRGERLQRVLADAGVASRRACEEIIRSGRVEVNGLIVTDLPAWADPALDDIRVDGRRVRVPDQTTTVIFNKPPRTLTTAADEPGMDRRTVMDLVEHPEADRLFPVGRLDYDTTGLLILTNDGELANRLAHPRYQIPKTYRVLVSGVLDDDRLKALKRGVVLAHRTQGRTEGAQRTEAIGVRVLRQDRDRTRLEMTLHEGRNREVRRVLARVGCPVRKLERIAIGPVKLGRLPRAHWRDIRPSELRNLREAVGLIQPRRRKPGNRGRRAAHG
- the nuoB gene encoding NADH-quinone oxidoreductase subunit NuoB — encoded protein: MGIEAALPTDAILTTQLQRVINWARRSSIWPIPFATACCGIELMATACSRYDLARFGMERMSFSPRQSDLVIVAGRIGIKMMPVLQRIYQQVSEPKWVISMGACASTGGVFDTYATVQGIDQFVPVDVYIPGCPPRPEMLLEGIMAIQRIIDNDGIPPKGPDGKRIPLGVTVQPTHAPSPQPVGVRVGV